A stretch of the Marinobacter sp. JH2 genome encodes the following:
- a CDS encoding diguanylate cyclase has product MSLKTRFLGIVTLLILIAATASWLAYQHLSSSIVERWGKQVAEIQVRYDSARLLQSLEREIGLARQMAQSSAILDWANNPENDQAKKIALKQLESFRSNFRGKSYFAALRNNNHYYFNNAENEYADNPFRYVLDPNKPDDSWFYQLIEEGRDFHININPDQELGVTMLWIDVLMRDENSNILGMVGTGLNLDNFLENIVDLNQEGITTLFVDYNGAIQLYRDRNYIDFASIVKPEGQKNTIDLLFEASQDKQKILGMLQMLKKRTHEHNPIESGFVTIDGKKHLAGVALLPAIGWFEITLLDLNALIPPSFLWPLIAVFLASLLITLLVFHQIIQSRILKPVMSLEQGVQRLRDGRFDLPYLSKPDNEIGRLVDHFEKMTTALRDTTHDLESKVTQRTEELYKLARIDALTGLKNRRGLDEAINSSAHQSRREDTGLGLIWLDIDHFKVINDTKGHQTGDEVLQNVARWLETSVRPYDHLGRWGGDEFVVVLSPCDEEVLEHICHRIRACIEQESINTGIPVTASVGGYLCQPNDSMETILRNADSALYIAKNEGRNRVFIQIGAREHVLTSRQI; this is encoded by the coding sequence TTGAGCCTCAAAACTCGGTTTCTAGGCATCGTAACGCTGCTGATCTTAATTGCAGCAACGGCATCTTGGCTCGCCTATCAACACTTGTCTTCAAGCATTGTCGAGCGCTGGGGTAAGCAGGTCGCAGAAATCCAGGTTCGGTACGACAGCGCACGTCTTCTCCAATCTTTGGAGCGGGAGATCGGGCTTGCCCGACAAATGGCACAATCCTCAGCCATTCTCGATTGGGCAAATAATCCCGAAAACGACCAAGCAAAAAAAATAGCGCTCAAACAATTGGAAAGTTTCCGAAGCAACTTCCGGGGTAAAAGCTACTTTGCTGCTCTCAGAAACAATAACCACTATTACTTCAACAATGCAGAAAACGAATATGCGGATAACCCATTTCGTTACGTGCTCGATCCCAATAAACCCGACGACTCCTGGTTTTATCAGCTGATTGAAGAGGGGCGAGATTTTCACATCAATATCAACCCAGACCAAGAACTGGGGGTCACCATGCTCTGGATCGACGTGCTGATGCGCGATGAAAACAGCAACATACTCGGCATGGTCGGTACCGGTCTGAATCTAGACAACTTTCTGGAAAACATTGTCGATCTGAACCAAGAGGGCATCACCACGCTGTTTGTAGATTACAACGGCGCGATTCAGCTCTACCGAGACCGTAACTACATCGACTTTGCCAGTATCGTCAAACCCGAAGGCCAAAAAAACACCATCGATTTGCTGTTTGAAGCCTCCCAAGACAAGCAAAAGATTCTGGGCATGCTACAGATGCTCAAAAAACGCACGCATGAACACAATCCGATTGAGAGCGGCTTCGTCACAATTGATGGAAAAAAACACCTAGCGGGCGTTGCATTGCTACCCGCCATAGGCTGGTTCGAGATTACCCTTCTTGATTTAAATGCACTCATTCCACCCAGCTTCCTGTGGCCGCTTATTGCTGTTTTTTTAGCCAGCTTGCTGATCACCCTGTTAGTCTTTCACCAAATTATTCAATCACGAATTCTGAAGCCAGTAATGAGTTTGGAACAAGGTGTTCAACGCCTAAGAGATGGCCGCTTTGATCTGCCGTATCTGTCTAAACCGGATAACGAAATTGGTCGACTGGTCGATCACTTCGAAAAAATGACGACTGCCCTGCGGGACACTACCCATGATCTCGAGAGCAAAGTCACCCAACGTACAGAGGAGCTGTACAAACTCGCACGCATCGATGCACTCACGGGGCTCAAAAACCGCCGCGGCCTGGACGAAGCCATCAACTCCTCTGCCCACCAATCCCGGCGTGAAGACACAGGCTTGGGTCTCATCTGGCTGGACATCGACCACTTCAAGGTCATCAATGACACCAAAGGCCATCAAACTGGGGACGAGGTTCTTCAGAATGTTGCTCGCTGGCTTGAAACCTCGGTACGCCCTTATGATCATCTCGGCCGCTGGGGCGGAGACGAATTTGTCGTCGTGCTATCGCCCTGCGATGAAGAGGTTCTGGAACATATTTGCCACCGCATACGAGCCTGTATTGAACAGGAGAGTATTAACACCGGCATCCCGGTTACAGCGAGCGTGGGTGGCTATCTCTGCCAACCAAACGATAGTATGGAGACCATCCTTCGCAATGCAGACAGTGCTCTTTATATTGCCAAAAATGAAGGTAGAAACCGGGTCTTCATCCAGATCGGTGCTCGCGAACACGTTCTGACCTCCCGACAAATCTGA
- a CDS encoding VacB/RNase II family 3'-5' exoribonuclease, which translates to MLNADALNQLRQLKTDIKENKVVFPGTVKSTNGRFGFVALDEGRDVFLPPEEMQKVLPGDRVNVVEQEADKGKTQGVIDELLETNLTTFVGRYLVKGKGHFVAPETPGINRWIFIPPKERMGAEPDDFVYCQIHRHPIKDGKGQAKVLRIIGKAGEPGIERAFTLASFDLADSWPENVQQQADKLTEESITAAANDREDRTAEPYVTIDSPGTQDMDDALKATPNATGWILSIAIADPTALIEPTSPAEQEAYNRATAIYFPGEPLPMLPDSISTRLCSLMPDVPRLVLVCDLQVNNDGSLGDYSFHQAIIRSKGKLSYELVSHLIEGREDEEINALPDDVSNSLDQLHQVATALRKWRSEHALLSTDRPEFRLRLDENRRIRLIEPSVQNEAHRLVEECMVAANRCAADFLSQQGKGLFIQHPGLRDDRADNIRKLLEGYAPHLSDIDAISAEGFKALMKQCEQLDAEVPVKSILSRQLARAELSAEPAPHQGMGLAAYTTFTSPLRKFSDYYVHRLIKAALWGAPITPLDKNQLESLQATQFKARQAANSLETWLKADFAKTLTDEPMEGTISRTVPAGFFVRLDCNGLEGFVSCRDLDGKFGFDPITMRLVHNKNGRIFQIDQRVTVSFVGVDEERRQINFKLKSAVEVPVAKSST; encoded by the coding sequence ATGCTCAATGCCGACGCTCTCAATCAGTTGCGCCAGCTGAAAACCGATATCAAAGAAAACAAGGTGGTCTTCCCCGGAACCGTTAAGTCCACCAACGGGCGATTCGGGTTCGTCGCCCTTGATGAAGGCCGGGATGTGTTCCTGCCCCCCGAGGAAATGCAGAAAGTACTGCCGGGTGATCGGGTCAACGTTGTTGAACAGGAAGCCGACAAGGGTAAAACGCAGGGCGTCATCGACGAGCTGTTGGAAACCAACCTGACCACCTTTGTGGGTCGTTATCTGGTCAAAGGCAAAGGCCACTTCGTGGCTCCGGAAACCCCCGGCATCAATCGCTGGATCTTCATTCCGCCAAAAGAACGCATGGGCGCCGAACCCGACGATTTCGTGTATTGCCAAATCCACCGTCATCCGATCAAGGATGGCAAAGGACAGGCCAAGGTTTTGCGGATTATCGGTAAAGCCGGCGAACCGGGCATTGAACGAGCCTTTACCCTTGCCAGCTTCGATCTCGCTGACTCATGGCCCGAGAATGTGCAGCAACAGGCTGACAAGCTGACAGAAGAGAGTATCACTGCCGCTGCCAATGACCGCGAAGATCGCACCGCCGAGCCCTACGTCACGATCGACAGCCCGGGCACACAGGATATGGACGATGCCCTGAAGGCAACGCCAAATGCCACCGGCTGGATATTGTCGATCGCCATTGCGGACCCTACCGCTTTGATCGAGCCAACCAGCCCGGCCGAACAAGAGGCTTATAATCGGGCCACGGCCATTTACTTCCCCGGCGAGCCACTGCCCATGCTGCCGGACAGCATCAGCACTCGCTTGTGTTCACTGATGCCCGATGTACCGCGGCTGGTTCTGGTGTGCGACCTGCAAGTAAATAACGATGGCAGCCTGGGTGATTACAGCTTCCATCAAGCAATCATCCGGTCAAAGGGTAAGCTGAGTTACGAACTGGTGTCTCACCTGATCGAAGGCCGAGAAGACGAAGAAATCAACGCTCTGCCTGACGATGTCAGCAACAGTCTGGATCAGCTGCACCAAGTCGCCACAGCGCTACGTAAGTGGCGTTCTGAACACGCACTGCTCAGCACCGACCGCCCGGAATTCCGCCTGCGACTGGATGAAAACCGCCGTATTCGACTGATTGAACCGTCCGTGCAGAACGAAGCTCACCGCTTGGTGGAAGAATGCATGGTGGCCGCCAACCGCTGTGCCGCCGACTTCCTGAGCCAGCAAGGCAAGGGTTTATTCATCCAGCATCCCGGCTTGCGCGACGACCGTGCGGACAACATCCGTAAGCTGTTGGAAGGTTATGCTCCGCATCTGTCCGATATCGACGCCATTAGTGCAGAGGGCTTCAAAGCATTGATGAAACAATGCGAGCAACTGGACGCAGAAGTTCCGGTGAAGTCCATCCTGTCACGGCAGTTGGCGCGGGCGGAACTGAGCGCAGAGCCTGCACCGCACCAAGGCATGGGGCTGGCGGCTTATACCACCTTCACCTCGCCGCTGCGCAAGTTCTCGGATTACTACGTCCACCGACTGATCAAAGCTGCGCTTTGGGGTGCGCCCATCACCCCGTTGGACAAAAACCAGCTGGAATCGCTGCAAGCGACTCAGTTCAAGGCGCGCCAAGCCGCTAACTCACTGGAAACCTGGCTGAAGGCCGACTTCGCCAAAACACTCACGGACGAACCGATGGAAGGCACCATCAGCCGCACGGTACCGGCTGGCTTCTTCGTTCGTCTGGACTGTAATGGGTTGGAAGGCTTCGTCAGCTGCCGGGATCTGGACGGCAAGTTTGGTTTCGATCCGATTACGATGCGACTGGTGCACAATAAAAACGGTCGTATTTTTCAGATCGATCAGCGAGTAACCGTCAGCTTTGTCGGTGTGGACGAAGAGCGGCGACAGATCAACTTTAAACTGAAGAGTGCTGTCGAAGTCCCAGTCGCCAAATCGTCTACATGA
- a CDS encoding heavy metal translocating P-type ATPase, whose amino-acid sequence MNEAPNLSTALSISGASCQGCVTKIRNALEPLTGDADLVEVDLEALTVALPNNVDKAEAAKIVTDTGYPAKPVVAEEPSSSYCASKRNNASGDTADQVAQTESKDGVQAEPAEASSEDPVLLAVTGATCASCVNTIEKALLSVPGVSQAHMNLANNTATATGASDAARLIQAIESAGYGASEIEDEDAADDRKQEEDKKQYKALLVKMAISLGLGISLMIWGMGFGSMTVSGENQITWLNLGILTLGVMVATGSHFYTGAWKAFKHHNANMDTLIALGTGTAWLYSMLVVSIPEALPEMARHVYFEASAMIIGLINLGQALELRAKGKTSEAVRRLLDLRAKTARVIRDGEEQDIPVEDVQKGDRIRVRPGEKLPVDGAIAEGTTRIDESMLTGEPMPVNKAEGDEVSAGTLNTHGSIVYEATRVGSETALAQIIKLVKKAQGSKPAIGRLADKISAVFVPSVMLIAVASALVWYNVGPEPAMVHMMVAATTVLIIACPCALGLATPMSVMVGVGKAAEYGVLIRQGDALQTAGKIDLVILDKTGTITEGHPAVTRIHALDNDKDKLLALAAGLERHSEHPLAEAIVAKAKGDGIYPEAVSGFEALNGKGVLGHANGQTLRLGNRRWLEAEGLSVDSLSDAAKGITDEAGTPLYLALGNDVLGVIGVADAIKPDSKAAIERLHDSDIKVMMVTGDIEATARAISDAAGIDDFRAEVLPEDKADVVNEMRKQGYTVAMVGDGINDAPALAASDVGFAIGTGTDVAIESASITLMRGSLHGVPDAIEISQATVTNIRQNLFGAFVYNTLGIPVAAGLLYPIWGLLMSPILAGAAMSLSSVTVVSNANRLRLFKTTQQPVQHKEPN is encoded by the coding sequence ATGAACGAAGCACCAAATTTGAGTACCGCTCTGAGTATTTCCGGAGCCTCGTGTCAGGGCTGTGTGACGAAAATCCGTAATGCCTTGGAACCGTTAACCGGGGATGCCGATCTGGTTGAGGTCGATTTAGAGGCACTAACGGTTGCCCTGCCCAACAACGTCGACAAAGCCGAAGCTGCAAAGATAGTGACGGATACCGGATATCCAGCAAAGCCGGTGGTGGCTGAGGAGCCATCGTCGAGCTATTGCGCGTCGAAGAGGAACAACGCCTCCGGGGACACGGCCGATCAGGTGGCGCAAACAGAATCGAAAGATGGTGTTCAGGCGGAACCGGCCGAGGCTTCCAGCGAAGACCCAGTGCTATTGGCGGTGACCGGCGCAACCTGTGCGTCCTGCGTGAATACCATTGAGAAGGCACTTTTGTCCGTGCCCGGCGTTTCTCAAGCGCACATGAATCTGGCTAACAATACCGCAACCGCTACGGGCGCTTCTGACGCCGCACGTCTGATTCAAGCCATTGAGAGCGCGGGTTACGGAGCCAGTGAGATCGAGGACGAAGACGCCGCCGACGATCGCAAGCAAGAAGAAGACAAAAAGCAGTACAAAGCCCTGTTGGTCAAGATGGCCATCAGCCTGGGGTTAGGTATCAGCTTGATGATTTGGGGAATGGGTTTTGGCTCGATGACGGTATCGGGTGAAAACCAGATTACCTGGCTCAATCTCGGCATCCTGACGCTGGGCGTGATGGTTGCGACCGGGAGCCATTTTTATACCGGGGCCTGGAAGGCATTCAAGCATCACAACGCCAACATGGATACGTTGATTGCGCTGGGCACCGGCACTGCCTGGTTGTACTCCATGCTGGTAGTGAGCATTCCAGAGGCGCTGCCCGAAATGGCGCGGCATGTGTATTTTGAAGCATCCGCGATGATCATTGGTTTGATCAATCTTGGGCAGGCTCTGGAGCTACGAGCCAAAGGCAAAACCTCTGAAGCCGTGCGGCGGCTGTTGGATCTTCGAGCGAAAACCGCTCGGGTGATTCGGGACGGCGAAGAGCAGGACATTCCGGTCGAAGACGTTCAAAAAGGCGATCGTATTCGGGTTCGCCCCGGGGAAAAACTGCCGGTGGACGGCGCGATTGCAGAGGGCACAACGCGCATCGACGAGAGCATGCTCACTGGCGAACCCATGCCGGTAAACAAGGCCGAAGGTGATGAAGTGTCCGCCGGAACTTTGAACACCCACGGGTCCATTGTTTATGAAGCCACGCGGGTGGGCAGTGAGACCGCGCTGGCACAAATCATTAAGCTAGTGAAGAAGGCCCAGGGCTCAAAACCGGCGATCGGTCGGTTGGCTGATAAGATTTCTGCGGTGTTCGTGCCATCAGTCATGTTGATCGCGGTGGCATCGGCATTGGTTTGGTACAACGTTGGGCCGGAGCCAGCGATGGTGCACATGATGGTCGCGGCCACTACAGTGCTGATCATCGCCTGCCCCTGTGCGCTTGGCCTGGCGACGCCGATGTCGGTAATGGTGGGGGTTGGCAAAGCGGCGGAATACGGTGTCCTGATTCGCCAAGGCGATGCACTGCAAACCGCCGGCAAGATTGACCTGGTGATTCTGGATAAAACCGGCACCATCACCGAAGGCCATCCGGCGGTGACCCGAATCCACGCGCTCGACAACGATAAAGACAAACTGCTGGCGCTGGCCGCAGGGCTGGAGCGGCACTCGGAACACCCTTTGGCAGAAGCCATTGTTGCTAAAGCCAAGGGTGACGGCATTTATCCCGAAGCGGTTTCCGGCTTTGAAGCCCTCAATGGCAAAGGAGTTCTTGGGCACGCAAACGGCCAAACCCTTCGTTTGGGCAACCGCCGCTGGCTGGAAGCCGAAGGCTTATCCGTTGATAGCCTGTCTGATGCCGCGAAAGGCATTACCGACGAAGCCGGTACGCCGCTGTATCTGGCGCTTGGCAATGACGTGCTAGGTGTGATCGGTGTTGCTGATGCCATTAAGCCCGATTCCAAGGCAGCTATTGAACGCCTGCACGACTCTGACATTAAAGTCATGATGGTGACCGGTGATATCGAAGCCACTGCCCGGGCTATCTCAGATGCCGCCGGCATTGACGATTTCCGCGCTGAAGTGCTGCCGGAAGACAAAGCCGACGTGGTGAATGAAATGCGCAAACAAGGCTATACCGTAGCCATGGTCGGTGACGGCATCAACGACGCACCGGCTTTGGCCGCTTCGGATGTCGGCTTTGCCATTGGCACCGGCACCGATGTAGCTATCGAAAGCGCCTCGATTACTTTGATGCGGGGTTCGCTACACGGCGTTCCGGATGCCATCGAGATTTCTCAAGCGACGGTCACCAACATCCGGCAGAACCTGTTCGGGGCCTTTGTCTATAACACCTTGGGCATTCCTGTCGCAGCCGGTTTGCTGTATCCGATCTGGGGCCTTCTGATGAGCCCGATTCTGGCCGGCGCGGCCATGTCGTTGTCATCCGTGACCGTTGTATCCAACGCCAACCGTCTGCGTTTATTCAAAACCACTCAGCAACCCGTTCAGCACAAGGAGCCGAACTAA
- a CDS encoding carboxyl-terminal protease-like protein has protein sequence MTSRPVHTSPKAPRTFLQRAGRALIGLSLIVLLAGCQTFNFSPDSVQVTAPSAHGTALVPFRLVGDDQPNWLIPADGLAPELTVTRQTEKTDQDTNWLSVLLYAVTLTLVPAHDEHIYTDSYELSWQGEPLVKSEIEYTIDTYFTLYFPTALFFGSLDSGPAIQQQVARDYLYDFHKSQVLTAIDQQREEFELTDPQTRTELAEYLLGPGQNSVYRPSALLRLAELAPKEDALAYHAEHVSMPGYIQVLPESDQAWLIGPQGLNGFDLQAELNQGVAADELLVQVLNAYPEDEYATPIVVNGQATDMRQFPSGYYNGMTDNHREILKAGGLPSGLVDRMTNKAPDPQLLMAARSGKLRDADGNIRIPTEDELLEQLVRHDNQGQYMSPYTSDDVLAEWVNSAINANIGATAGTGVGAVAGAYLGEKALEQIPFVGSFLGGAVGAEIGKSVGRETAISASGGWEAIRAGSDRSFDDIASMARYLKAKYGTTENFTDAMNATRQIYPELAEVLAQVR, from the coding sequence ATGACGTCTCGCCCCGTTCATACCTCGCCCAAGGCACCACGTACTTTCCTTCAGCGTGCCGGCAGGGCACTTATCGGATTGAGCTTGATCGTTCTGCTCGCCGGTTGTCAGACCTTTAATTTCAGCCCCGACAGCGTTCAGGTTACCGCTCCATCAGCCCATGGAACCGCCCTGGTCCCCTTTCGTCTTGTGGGCGACGATCAACCCAATTGGTTAATCCCCGCCGACGGTTTAGCACCTGAACTTACCGTTACCCGTCAAACTGAAAAAACCGATCAAGACACCAACTGGCTTAGCGTTCTACTGTACGCAGTCACTCTGACCCTCGTGCCCGCCCACGACGAACACATCTACACCGATAGCTACGAACTCAGCTGGCAAGGTGAACCGTTGGTAAAGAGTGAAATCGAATACACCATCGATACATATTTCACACTCTATTTCCCGACCGCTTTATTCTTCGGTTCCTTAGATTCGGGCCCGGCAATACAACAACAAGTTGCCCGAGATTATTTATACGACTTTCATAAAAGTCAGGTACTGACGGCAATTGATCAGCAACGCGAGGAGTTCGAGCTCACCGATCCTCAAACACGAACGGAACTCGCGGAATATCTGTTAGGACCGGGGCAAAACTCGGTATACCGTCCATCGGCACTCCTACGTCTAGCCGAGCTCGCTCCGAAAGAGGATGCGCTGGCCTACCACGCGGAACACGTTTCTATGCCGGGTTATATCCAAGTTCTCCCTGAATCAGACCAAGCTTGGCTCATAGGCCCTCAAGGCTTAAACGGTTTTGACCTCCAGGCCGAGCTGAATCAAGGCGTCGCGGCCGACGAGCTGTTGGTGCAGGTGCTGAATGCCTATCCGGAGGACGAATACGCAACACCTATTGTGGTAAACGGCCAGGCAACCGATATGCGGCAATTCCCCTCAGGTTACTACAACGGCATGACAGACAATCACCGGGAAATACTTAAAGCCGGTGGCCTGCCCTCAGGCTTAGTGGACCGCATGACCAACAAAGCTCCAGACCCGCAACTGCTAATGGCCGCCCGAAGCGGCAAGTTGCGCGATGCCGACGGGAACATTCGTATCCCGACCGAAGACGAACTGCTTGAACAGTTGGTGCGCCATGATAACCAGGGCCAATACATGAGCCCGTACACCAGTGACGATGTGCTTGCTGAGTGGGTCAACTCCGCCATCAACGCCAACATTGGCGCCACCGCGGGCACCGGCGTCGGCGCCGTAGCCGGTGCCTATCTGGGCGAGAAAGCGCTTGAGCAGATTCCGTTTGTCGGGAGCTTTTTGGGCGGCGCTGTTGGTGCGGAGATCGGCAAAAGTGTCGGCCGGGAGACCGCTATCAGCGCGTCAGGCGGCTGGGAAGCTATTCGCGCCGGCTCCGACCGCAGCTTTGATGACATCGCTTCCATGGCGCGATATTTGAAAGCCAAATATGGCACGACGGAAAATTTCACCGATGCCATGAACGCCACGCGACAAATTTACCCCGAACTGGCCGAAGTCCTCGCGCAAGTCCGCTAA
- a CDS encoding MerR family transcriptional regulator has product MKVKELATAAGVTPDTVRFYTREGLLRPSRNPDNNYQYYDAEDLRRLRFARKARQLGFSLPEIRQILEQADEHHSPCPMVRDVFEQRLAEVEREIAELQQLRTRMASALSAWQEMPDGTPDGHTICQLIEHWDDPATCSHKEH; this is encoded by the coding sequence ATGAAAGTCAAAGAACTCGCCACCGCGGCCGGTGTCACCCCGGATACCGTTCGGTTTTATACCCGGGAAGGTTTGCTGCGGCCCAGTCGTAATCCGGACAACAATTATCAGTACTACGATGCCGAGGATCTACGGCGATTACGGTTTGCCCGGAAAGCTAGGCAGCTGGGTTTTTCGTTGCCGGAGATTCGGCAGATTTTGGAGCAGGCAGACGAACACCATTCTCCATGTCCGATGGTTCGGGATGTGTTTGAGCAGCGATTGGCCGAGGTGGAGCGGGAGATTGCCGAGCTGCAGCAGTTGCGCACCCGGATGGCGTCGGCGTTGTCGGCCTGGCAGGAGATGCCGGATGGTACGCCGGACGGGCATACGATTTGTCAGTTGATCGAGCATTGGGACGATCCTGCTACTTGTTCACATAAGGAGCATTGA
- a CDS encoding DUF411 domain-containing protein encodes MKKPTLAFGFTAILGFSTAALAGGAAPSIHVYKSPTCSCCVDWIDHLEENGFDVTATNSNNMGRIKAEAGLIPGLGSCHTAIVNDYVIEGHVPAGDIKRLLSEAPKATGLSVPGMPMGSPGMEMGDRKDHYKVILFNEQGQTRVFSEYH; translated from the coding sequence ATGAAAAAACCCACTTTGGCCTTTGGTTTTACGGCGATTCTCGGATTCTCAACTGCAGCCCTTGCCGGTGGTGCAGCGCCCAGTATTCACGTTTACAAATCACCCACCTGCAGCTGCTGTGTCGATTGGATCGACCATCTCGAGGAAAACGGTTTTGACGTGACCGCCACCAACAGCAACAACATGGGCCGAATCAAAGCTGAAGCTGGCTTGATCCCCGGTCTGGGCAGCTGTCACACAGCAATCGTCAATGACTACGTGATTGAAGGCCATGTACCGGCCGGCGATATAAAACGCTTGCTCAGCGAAGCCCCCAAAGCCACCGGGCTGAGCGTACCGGGAATGCCAATGGGCTCTCCGGGGATGGAAATGGGCGATCGAAAAGATCACTACAAAGTGATTTTGTTCAACGAGCAGGGCCAAACCCGAGTTTTTTCTGAGTACCATTGA